The DNA sequence tcatctggaactgaaccagagaggatttaactctatgatcaaaacaacttgtcaagatcaagaaattattttaaatttacagttttacaaatatacaatttgcagctgatgtcttctctgtaatttttacactttgcaaagacATCATGCGGgccggatcggaccctctggagggccgatTTTGgtccacgggccacatgtttgataCCACTAATAACTGatgtgttactgttttaatttgttgtcCTCTATTGGTCAATTTTCATAAGAGAACTGAGAATGGTTTTGATCATTTCTTGCTTCAATTGCTTCTCATCCctccccctctatctctacccctctatctctacccctctacctctatccctctatctctcttcctctacctcttctgtccctctcaatcCGCCCAGCCAGCAGTAGATGgatccccccacataaagagccgagttctgctcaaggttttttttccctgttaaaaggatgttttcttgccactgtcgccttggggctgctctggggttcaggcatatgggtttttaaagcgtcttgagacactttgactgtaattggcactatataaattgaattgaattgaactgaattgaattgaattgaattaattcAAATCAACAGGTGACCTGGATGAAGCTTGTTTTGTTCCTCCAACCTCCCCTGTCTGCTGGGGTCTGTGTGTACTGTAGAATATATCAAACAGTGCGTTAGCATGCTCAGATATTTAGCTTTTACTGCAGGGAAAGACCAatttcagtgtgaaaaaaaaccCGGAAACCATGGTGAAAATGAACCCAATGCACAGAGACTTGTCAGACTGCTGTGGTTCAGTCACTTGAAATATCTCCTCTGAAATAGCATTTTCACTCACGTCACTTGTTTTCATGAACCCAATTACCCgttctttttattttccccTGTGAGCACATATCTCACACAAACAGCCACAAGTTTACACTTTGACTCAGTGACTCCCGTCAGATGTTTTCAAGCACTGGTGCTTTGTGTACATCTACAAGGAATACCGGAGTCCtattcatgtgtgtttgtgtagaacTAGCATAAAAGAACCTTTATTATAGAGTTATTGATATAtagcatgtttttattatttttattgaataaTTTGCCCAGACATTTTGACACTTGAAGGTCTCAGGATGCTCAGATCACTGTAGAAATAAACACACTGTGTTCAGAGAGGATAACATAGAACCAGTTATTCcaagtttgtgtctctctgacGTTACCACACTGCTGGTGTGGAGAGGAAATACGACATCTGACTTTAGTAGAACACCCAACAATcagtaaacagcagctgaattAACAGAATTTTGAAGCACTACCATTAAAATCCTTGTTCTATGTCCTATCTGCTCATAGAAATGGAGTTAGGGATGACTGTTGTTTTAACGTACTAGGAGTTGATGCTGAAGGGGCCAGTGAGGGGCAGTATTTGCAGTTTAAGTGACCTGTACGCActgtatatactatatatatcacaatcatgtttacatttcatccCTGCATCACCGCTCTCCCATTGCACTATCATCCAGCTATTTCATATataaaaaaaggcataaaaggCAACAATAACTCTGTATTTATTGTTGATAACTGTATCTTGTACTAAACTCCCACTCTCTTCACtttaaacatgcttttttttgcacatttctataGTTGCACATAGTAGCTGTACTCTCATTTTCCTTCTGTATCTTTAACACATAAAActacttgtgtgttttgtttttaagtcacATATTTGGCCAATTCATTTAAATCTGATGAaatattttggggttttgtggggggaaaaacacaaaaactgctaTGACCTCTcaaaaactgtgacattttgcaTAAAAAAAACTCAGCAATTCGTCaagaaaataatgtgaaagTGCATCAAATATGGAAACTGCGATCTTAGTATAAAGCTCAGATgatgcttcatttctgtggaaGCATTTCTTTCAGTTAAGGACACACTGCTTCAAATGCTAGAGAGGGTTTGATCTCTAAGCAAGCTGAGATAGCCGCCCCTTTAAAGGCCAGCACAAAGCCAGGAAGTCCActttaaagcctgaattttcTCCTCAGTCTCAGTTCTTGGTGACACTTTCAAGTGCACGTCTCCTCAAAGGCGTGGATGACACTGTCGTATGCCGGAGGGGGCGTCTGAGAGGGCAGGAATCCTTTCAGTCCGTTGTTGCCCAGCCAGAATGAATGTCTCTTGTTTGGCACCAGGGAGGTTGAATCAGACGAAGCTACCGTGTCCTCGGTCACCTGGGTGTCTTCTCCCATGTCCAGACTGGGCCTGCTCTTCTTGGCCAGAGGCCGAAAGGTGGAGGTCTCTGCTCCCGGTTTGCTCCCCAGAGGCCCCACCGGCTCGAGGGAAGGTTGTCTGTAGACGCTCAGGAAAGTGCTTCTGTAGAGGCCCAGCTGGCTGCCTGTGGGGTCACGTGCTTGTGAAGTGCCAGATTTCTTTTTGGAGCGCCTGGTGATCCTGGCCGTGGCCCGGCGCCTCGACGCCCAGGTCAGCAGAACGTAGATCAAAGCGCCCAGCACCAGGCCCACCAGCACTGACAGACAAAAGGCCAGAATCATATCGCCTGGAAGCAGAAAAATCAATGCGGAGTCTCAGAAAAAAGGGGAAATACAGAAGGATCAAAATAGCAGTTGGAAACATTTAGCAGGACGGGAGGCAGGGATGCAATGTGTGGTTctgaaaaaaagggaaattatTTCCCCAGATAGTGGAAACAAAATCTTATTAACATAGACAAGGAATATGGTAGAGGTGCATCACTGCAGCAAAGTAGGTCTCAAATGTGCCAGACTTGTTTAAGTATTGATTTTTTACTGCTGGGAGCTGCTATACTGGGCACGATGTTACATAAAACCTTACATCATACCTGTTGTGTGGGTTCACCGACTATGTGCAGCAGGATCATTGTGTTGAAGCACAAACTGATCATGTAATTAAAGTGACGCATGAAAGATAACTTGGGTCATGCTAATCTTTAAATTATGACACATATGAATGAACACTGATTACAAAAGTTTCCTGTCTTCTCAGGAAAAGTTGATCATAGGAAGTTTATTGTATACTGTAGCAGAACAAAGAGCCACATTAAAAGACATATGAGAAAGTTATACTGTGTATAAATGGAATTTTACAAGCTAAAATATGATAGAAGGTACAAACAAAGCAAGTTTAAGGGGATGAAACATAAGAAACTGAGGGAGAAATGCAACAGAGCAGTTAGAGATGTCTGAGTAGTGTTAAATTTAActtcataaatatacaaatataatgATTTTTAAGCTGCAATTGCGAAAAATGAGGTTGAATTCTGGAAATCTGTTCTGAATAAATGGTGTATACTAACTGTTCTGACCCTGGCGACAGTAAGGAAGCACATTCAGGATACCTGAATAATATCAATGGGTCATCATTTGGCAACAGAAATCTATTCTAGCCTAATCACTTCTCTAGTTTGAgcacatttgatgattttctcaAAACTGTGTCTCGAAAATGACTAAATACTTTAGAAAGTCAAAAAAAGCAAGTTTAAGTTGATAAAACTAAAGAAACTGAGGGAGAAATGCAACAGTGCAGTGTGATGGATCTCAAGTGTCCTCACTTTAActtaataaatatacaaataaactgtGATTTAGTAGAATAAAGTTGTTTTCTGGAAATTTATTCCAAATAAATGGTATATACTAACTATTCTGACATGGCAACAGCAAGGAAACACATCCATAACACCTATAAAATAGATAAGATTTCCTCTAATAATCTAATATTAaaattctggtattttaaaTAAGGAACTATCACATCTTCATTTCACAATGCAACACTTGCATAGTTTAGACTATGGTTTTTGTGCCCAAAAGCCCCCAGATCTTTAGAAGAAACAACCATAGACACACTTACCAACATTAAATGATTGCAGTATTTCCAAAATGggatgtgtttcattttgtgccattATTCCACCATAAGCTGGTGTTCGATTCCGCTCGGACTCCCGCAGACGGACAAACACTAAGCTTTTTCCAAGACAGGCCCTTCTCCCCCTGCAGTGTTTGCTGAGGCGGAAACTTTGCTGTCATGCTTCCTTCCCTCTCTGGCTTTAAAATTAGCAAATGCATTGCTTATCTGTGTGGGACATAACACTGGGAAACAGGGTTGTTTCCTTTTGCATCATTTCCTTGGGATCAATACTCTTTAACAAAGGCTCTATTGGCACGATTTATGTAACGTTTATGGTCACACGACGTCCTTCATGTGGTGCACATAAGTTCTTAGGAGAACTTTCAGGTGAAATACCAAGAAACAAGACCCATTAAAATGCGGATTTCCCGCTAATGTCTTGGAAAAGTTTCAAGTGTCTTAACAAGGATCTGGATAAACTATCTTGTAAAAATCCAACCATCCACTAGAGAGTCTGCAGTGTGAGAAGCTCTCAGTCTCTGTGGGGATTTCCTTCAATTGTTGCTCTGTTCCCACTTTAATCCTGCTGCCCTCAGAGCTTTCAGGGGAACAAAACCACAAATCAGCCCTCTGTAGCCCAACAGCTGATACTAAACCCAACTATTCCCGCTCTATAAATGTACATAATCACAAGCTTTACAAGACTACAACAAAGAAAGAGTGTTGTTTACACTTTTCCAGCTTCATGAGAGTAAACTGTGATTCTAGGTGTTAAGACAGTCATTTCACATAGAagtccagcaggtggcgctcaAGTACTTGTAACGAAACAGCAGGTTTGAGCACTTCATGGCTTAGTCAGCTATTTATTGCAAGAATTGCAGAGTCACAAGGTTTTGGAAGATTTCACAAATCACAATTTAAGTGTGACAGCTAAAAAcgtgaaaaatgttaaatgaaactgtttaattttgaaGCATCATTTAGTAATTTCTCTGAATCTCTGTACTCCTGATTTACAATCTTTTAGAAAAAATTCTGAGAAGACCCACAGTGCATTTCTAATTTCCCTTCTGTAGACATCTACAGCatcctgtaaaaatgtcatgtgacTGATATTCCTGCATATTGTAACCCTGGGATGGAGGAAATGTTCAGATTCTTCAGTAAAAGCTGCAATACCACATTGTAAAAATGCTTAGTTAAAGGGAATATTTCAAATTTATGAAGGATGATGAAGGCATCATGAAAAATTGATATGTAATTGTAGAACAgtttttgtgaattttattatattttatttattaatttatttatttgttcttgtGGATGCATTAATGTTTAAGCAGAGTTATACTATTAGCTGCTGTCCAAGGTGAAGCTAcatataattaattaattgatgaGTTTTTACATACTTTgaactgtattttatttcttttaatattttttctacctctttaataatgtgttgattttttttttttttacgtgttGTGCTTTCATCTGTCTTTTAAATTCTGATGAATCTATGCCCATTTGTTTTATATTGCTGCCCTGTGAAACACTTTGTCACCTAGAGTCTGAAAAATGCTgtataaaaaatacatgatCCTTTGAAGCATGTTATTGGTAGcataattttaaaatgctgtctAATCTGAATACTATAGGGTTGTTTTCGTTGGTTGCTGTGATTGCTTTTAAAGTTCAAAATGCCCTAAAATGGCTTCTAAGTCcttgcaatgaaaaaaaaaaggcttgttAAGTCACCCCAAAGTAAGTGAAGGCTTCAGTTATCCGGCTCCACCAGAGTAATCATAACATAATcccatatttatttgtttatgtatgtatttatttattttaattatatttattttaattatatttatttatcataatgatattcattcatttcgttagttatttattcatttacatatttatttattttttgtaatctaATTGCATGCCATCAGTTAAACCCGGAAATAGACTGTCAGTATAAACTAACTGCGAGGAGAAACAGATACCAGAGGTTCATCTGTGTGCAGCTGAAGAATGAGTGGatcaatgaatgaatgaatgaatgaatgaatgaagcctTTTGTCCCTAAAAACGATGCTGACATGAACCAAACCACCTCATTTCcgaccctcctcctcctcctcctcctcctccttctgctgcAGTTTGCGGTCACAAACTTCTCTCGGCCTCCATGTTTCGCTCTCTTCGTTGCCGTGGCAACCGGGCAACACACGCACTCACTTCCTCCGTGAAGTTATCATGGTCCGCAGGGCTGAGAGGGGTAAGATGAAATGTCAGCGTACAGCTTTGAAATACATCCATAGAACAGTGTTTGTTTACTTTAGACTTGATGCTGTTGCGGTGGAAGCTTCCATGTTGGTggttttgaggttttttttagtCACTGAGTTTGGCTCGTGTTGAACAGGTGGCTGAGTAACAACACGCCAGCGTTCAAATAGCTCCACAGGTACCGAGTTTAGTTTGATACATAATGAAAAGAACCGCTTCAAACTAGCGCAACAGACACTTATCTGCGGATATATACAGATGTAGGTCTGTCTTTTCTACGCTTTTTACCGTTTTAGTGTCGAAGAAACGCTGGAGTCCCAAAGGTGGAAGTGCCGAGCTAACTTCTTTAAGCTAGTTCTGACATTTTCTCACTCAACATCTgacttattttaaattttccttCACTTACATACAGGTAATCATATTTAATTTGGCTCAATTGTAATCACTCATAAGAAGCTAAGAGGTCATGGCACTAAGAAAACTGATAACTGAAGTAgctgtatgtgtatttttgacccagcagatttagtaatttttccagaagacctataattaatctatgaaagaaccaaaatgcatgattgtaaCAAAGACACATGTTTCAGTATTTCCATCATAGTAAACCAAGACTTACAGGAGTCATTGGAAAGTCAAAACTGCAATAATATACACGGTCTTTGCAAGTTTGTGTAAACTTTGTTCACCACTGTAAATAGACTAAATCATACTGTGTAATTGTTACTTCCCTTTTGATAATGTTTTGCTTATCTACTTATCTTTGTCTAGCTGTAATGCTATTTTTATATATGTGACTTCCTGACAACTTGTAATCAACCAAATTCAGTGGAATGTACCCGCAACATTGGCTGacattacctacaagttctCATAATGTTTAGAAAACATTGTTTTCTAAAgttcaaagaacattttaaggatatttataATTTCAAATAAATGGTTCTGTGAGGTTAAAAGTTAACTAGGATGTAGCATTTTAACATTCAGTGGATGTTATGAGGATGTCAGATCATGTTTTTGATAATTAGTAAGCTATGAGCAAACTGTGTAGTGAAAAAATTGCTTGAAGAAAAGGTGCCTGAAGTCAAACCTCCTTGACACACCTCTCTTTTGCAGGCAGTGAATGGAAGAAGTGCTATTATTGGATGGTAAAGCTGCTTGTCCCTGCTTGAAACCTGAGATTCAATTGGACCTGGTCCTGCAGTGAAActagaaagagagaaacagagggagggagggagggaggggtgcAGGGGATGTCCCACTCAGGACAGTTGTGAAGGATCTTTGCTCTCAGCATCAGTGACCCATCTTGTCATACAGCTGCGACGAGTCGACATGGCTTCTCCGAGGCATTTCGGCCGAGGGTCCGTGGACATAGCTAATGTGATGCAAAAACTGCAGGGTAAGTGTCACTTTTTTTGCTCAGATGGCCTACGGACTAAACATCCTCTCCTCCTGCGCTGCTGCACAGTAATATAGTGCTGATTCAACGCCTGGGCTGCATGCCCATCTGAAGTTTGCCAGCATTTGCAGGCAGGATGCTGACACACACCCGCTCACACACTTACTCAAGCTAGAGCATTTAGGCAGCATATAGTTAGAAAACTTAGTGTagtgaaatgattaaaattgaattattgatattatttattgtttgtggATTggcataattttaatattaagtTACAGTCCTACATTTTGCAAGCGACCTGTTTTCAAGTACTTGTAGTCTTTGAAAACATACTAGAATCACACATTTGTGTAATTAGATAAAATGTGCACATGGTCACTTTTGCCACCAGACTTATTTTTTATAAGACGGCACATAATCTTATttggaataataaaaaaatcttgtaaTGTCTTATGACCTAACTTTAAAAAGACATACTACATTGTTTTGGTGGCGTGCTGTATGTTGAGTGATTTAGAAGTTATTTAGAGGAACATGATGCCATTTATTCACTGAATATTGTGAAACTCCTGATCTCAACACATGCTTCAAAGCATGAGCTTTAATTAATTGGTTGTCCCatctttaaatcagattttctgtAGACATTAGTAACGCAAATTTTTAGCAAAGAGGCTTGTGTTTTCATATCCTGTCAGCAGTGTATCACAAGTGAAATTAATGCATCATAGAtgcattaaatcatttttttttaaggaaattgGGTAATCTTTGCCCTTTTCTTTGACCACTTCttagaaaatgttcttttttatcTTTAGTTGAAAGTTTAGGATCTTTCTGAATCCGGCTACTGGTCATCAGGAACATTTAATCTGCCTGAGTCTTGGCATGAGATACTGAGTCACAACAACTGCAGCTTCATGAATGCACAGACAATGCACTGAACAAGACTAAAACCTGACACCCTTTCTGCCCTTGGTAAGAGAATAGATCAATAGCAGGAGCCTCAGTTTGTTGGTGTCCCCCTTTTGTTACAAGGGCATTAGGCCACAACCATCACTACACGAGTCTGGtcatttctggcattttgtttccagttaagatgcatttttagatGTACAGTATAGCAGGAAATTTCACACCTTATGGCTTGTTTCCATAGCTACTGTtatgaaatatttgtgtgtggttttgcCAGTGTTGCCCAGTTCCTGCTACTGAGACACTTGGTTTCCTGTGTACTGCACAGCTGTTTCAATTGACTTGATATTAATATGTATTCTAAGCACAGTGAGGGTGAAATGTGTCACTGCAGAGAACACCTGCCATTTGGGTGTTTTGACAGTATTGGCTCAGACGTGCAATGATACGAAGGATAAGCTCACTCAAGgtgatttaaagttgtttaGGACTCTCTAGGTAGATGTTTCCTCCTGTTAATTGCAGAGAGATAAATGCAAGCTGCATCTTGTAGctgttactgaaaaaaaaaatctaaactcaatattgtttttttcacctGAAGAGTGCACAAATGCCACAATCTGCTATGCAACGCGCCACTCATTGTTGCGTTTTATGTCAGGAAGTGGAATTTGGTGTCAGGTCACATCTGGAAGATGTTATTGTGCCAGTGGTTTGAGGTGCTCTGTAAATGGCAGGCAACAAGGTAGTCTGTGCTTTTTCGCTGTTAATCAAAAGCAGCTTCCTGTCATTAA is a window from the Amphiprion ocellaris isolate individual 3 ecotype Okinawa chromosome 20, ASM2253959v1, whole genome shotgun sequence genome containing:
- the myct1b gene encoding myc target protein 1 homolog; protein product: MAQNETHPILEILQSFNVGDMILAFCLSVLVGLVLGALIYVLLTWASRRRATARITRRSKKKSGTSQARDPTGSQLGLYRSTFLSVYRQPSLEPVGPLGSKPGAETSTFRPLAKKSRPSLDMGEDTQVTEDTVASSDSTSLVPNKRHSFWLGNNGLKGFLPSQTPPPAYDSVIHAFEETCT